The following proteins are co-located in the Salvelinus namaycush isolate Seneca chromosome 31, SaNama_1.0, whole genome shotgun sequence genome:
- the nkx6.1 gene encoding homeobox protein Nkx-6.1, giving the protein MLAVGQMDGSRQSAFLLSTPPLAALHSMAEMKTPLYPAYPLSSTGPASSTSPTATSPNPGGIPVSSPGIKPSSGMSSLGSPHQCSALGTPHGINDILSRPSILSPGAAAAVAASSSAGILSGMPRFSSLSPPPPHGLYFSPSAAAVAVARYPKPLTDLPGRTPIFWPGVMQSPHWRDARFACSPHQNSVLLDKDGKRKHTRPTFSGQQIFALEKTFEQTKYLAGPERARLAYSLGMTESQVKVWFQNRRTKWRKRHAAEMASAKKKQDSETERLKGASENEDDDDDYNKPLDPNSDDEKITQLLKKHKPNSSLLIHTSENDSS; this is encoded by the exons ATGTTAGCCGTGGGGCAGATGGACGGGTCCAGACAGAGCGCTTTCCTCTTAAGCACCCCACCTTTAGCAGCTCTGCATAGCATGGCGGAGATGAAGACCCCACTCTACCCAGCCTACCCGTTATCTTCCACCGGGCCGGCCTCTTCTACCTCACCTACTGCCACCTCTCCAAACCCCGGTGGCATCCCGGTGTCCTCACCGGGGATCAAACCATCCTCCGGAATGTCATCTCTCGGATCCCCCCATCAATGCAGCGCGCTAGGAACACCTCATGGAATAAACGACATCCTCAGTCGTCCCTCGATCCTTTCCCCAGGAGCTGCTGCTGCCGTTGCTGCGTCCTCTTCTGCCGGAATCTTGTCCGGAATGCCCCGCTTCAGTAGCTTGAGCCCCCCGCCACCCCATGGGCTCTACTTCAGCCCCAGCGCTGCAGCAGTGGCAGTGGCTCGCTACCCCAAGCCGTTGACAGACCTTCCAGGCAGGACCCCGATATTCTGGCCAGGAGTCATGCAAAGCCCACACTGGAGAGACGCCAGATTCGCATGTTCACCCC ATCAGAATTCTGTACTGCTCGACAAAGATGGAAAAAGAAAACATACACGTCCCACCTTCTCTGGACAACAAATCTTTGCCCTGGAAAAGACTTTTGAACAAACGAAATACCTCGCTGGGCCAGAGAGAGCACGACTGGCCTATTCGTTGGGAATGACAGAGAGCCAAGTGAAG GTGTGGTTTCAAAACCGAAGAACTAAATGGAGAAAACGGCACGCGGCTGAGATGGCTTCGGCAAAGAAGAAGCAGGATTCTGAGACCGAGAGGCTGAAAGGGGCTTCGGAGAacgaagatgatgatgatgattataacAAGCCGTTGGACCCTAACTCAGACGACGAGAAAATAACACAACTACTGAAAAAACACAAACCAAACTCCTCACTCCTTATTCATACGTCAGAAAACGACAGTTCGTAG